CATCCCATGACCTCCAATGCTTAAACAATAGCCATATTAAAGTTTACTATAGAAGGACAAGGGTGACAAGGCGCTATCCACCTTGATTGACTGGCTGTGCTGCTATATCGAACTTCAGCTTGCTGTCCTCTCCATCCCAATATAGCTTGGCGTTGAAGGTTCTGTCCTTGCTCTGGAAGCCTTCGATCACATCAGTGCTCCCTTCGGCCAGCAGCTTCTTGATATTCTTTTGCGTTACTGTCTTTCCAAGGATCTGCTTGGAGAGTGTGAAGTTGCATTTTGTTTTCTGATAGTTCGAGCAGCCATAGAACGTCCCTTTGTCCACAACCATGCCATCGCATTTTTTGCATTTTCCCAGGTTAGTAGTTCGGCGGGAACGTCCCCCCTTCTTCCCGGGGACGAAAGCATTGGTCAGTTCTTCTGAAAACGTCCAGCCGGAGGACCCTTCCGATGTTTCAGCAACAAGATGTTTGATCATCTTTGAAGTCTGCTCAATGAACTGTTTGGGAGAGGCTTCTCCCTCGCCAATTTGGTGCAGCCTCTGCTCCCATTTCGCTGTCATTTCCGGTGATGCCAGTACTTGTCCACCAACGGCAGCTACGAGGATTTTCGCCTTGGCAGTCGCATATACAAGGTTCTTCCGGACTTCAATATACGCTCGATCCTTCAGCATCGTAATGATGCCCGCTCTCGTCGCTTCAGTTCCAAGACCTTCTGCTTTCATCAGGACCTTTTCGAGTTCTTTGTCTTCAATATGCTTTCCTGCCGTTTTCATCAGGGTAATCAGCTGGCCTTCAGTCAGCCTCTTTGGCGGCTGGGTCTTACTTTCCTTTACCTCTGCTTTCATTACGGTACCTGTTTCACCTTGCTGGACAGCAGGAAGCTCCGGTTCTTTATCCGAGTCTTTTTGCGGGAGTACTTTCTTCCATCCTTCGTCCAACTGGACTTTTCCCTTGGATATAAACTCCGCCCTGCCCTCCACAACTGTCTTGATCGTGGTATATTCTGCGATATATGGACCGTAGTGGGCTGCAATCAGTGTCCTGGCCAGCAAGTCATATAACTTCAACTCGTCCCCAGACAGTCTGTTTAAATTAGGAACTTGTTCAGTTGGAATGATTGCGTAGTGATCGGTAACCTTTTTTTCATTGACATAGCGTTTGTTATTTTGAATCGATGAATTCGGCAATGGAAAAAGCTGCTGATAATCAGGATTAGCCTGAAGTTTATTCAAGATCGCAGGAAAGCCCTCTGCTTCTCCTGGCGTTACATATCTCGAGTCAGAACGAGGATAGGATACGATTCCTCTTTGGTATAATCCTTGCAATATGTCCAGCGTCTTTTTCGGCGACATTTTAAAACGGCGATTCGCTTCCGCCTGGATTGCTGAAAGATTATAGAACAGCGGCGGCAAAAATTCTTTTTTCTCAGAGATAACTTCTGCTGCTTCTGCAGATTTTCCATCGCAGAAAGCTGCTATTTTCTCGGCCATCTCTTTTGTCTTGATCCGTGAATCTCCGTCTTTTTCCCATTTGCCGCTGTATTTCTTGCCATTGATATTGAATTTTCCGTTCACTTCCCAAAAAGGTTCTGATACAAAGTTTTCAATCTCCAGCTCGCGTTTAACAATTAATGCGAGAGTAGGAGTCTGCACTCTCCCGACTGAAAAAACATCGGAATAGCCCTTCTTTTGAAGAAGAAGTGTGTACAGTCTCGATGCGTTCATGCCGACAACCCAATCTGCACAAGCACGGGTGTACGCTTCAAAATATAAATTCTTCGTATCTGCCTCATTCAAAAGGTTTTGGAAGCCTTCCTTTATTGCTTTTGGAGTAAGCGAGGATATCCACAATCTTTTCATTGGCTTCGTGCAGTTGGCAAGGCGGAGTATATTCCTGATGATCAGTTCCCCTTCACGCCCGGCATCGCCCGCATGAATGATTTCAGACACCTGTGGATCGGTGGCGAGCTTTTTTATGATCTGGAATTGCTTTGCTTTCGATTTGACAACTTCATACTTGAAATTTTCCGGAATGATCGGGAGTGTATCAAGCGACCATTTTTTCCAGGATGAATTGTAATGCTCTGGTGCAGACAATTCCGTTAAATGGCCGATTGCCCATGAGACGTATGCACCTTTAGGGAATATCTCATTAGGAAGTATCTCGAGGAATCCATCCCTTTTTTTCATTTTAAATACGGAGGCCAGCGTTCTGCCCTGGTCAGGCTTTTCCGCAACAATCAATTTCATAATTTCCTCCTGAAAAACTTTTATATGTGCGTGCTTGTTAAGCTTCGACCTCTATTTTATCTTTTTTTCGACAAAAGCGTAAAGGACTTTTATTACGGCTTTTACTACCTGCCTGCATGAAGTCTGTTTTTAACCTGTAAAAAATAAACAGGCAGCTGAATTGATCAGCTGCCTTAAAGATATTATTCCTCAAATGGTTCAACTATGTTGTTGTCATTGATGTACCAACGGTTCCTGTTAACGGCTGCCGATACGGTTAAAATCAGCGAAGGAACCTTTTCGATCCGGACCACGATTGCCCCGACCATCTGCTGGAAAATCACGAATGACTCTCCATGGCTGAATGCTGCCCACTGGGGACCCATGATGGCAATGGAACGGATGATTTCTTCCTTTTCAGCTTGCTCAAGTGAAAGATGTTGAGAAAAAATAATTATCCAATCCTCATCACCTATCGAAAAGCGGTACATGCCCTCACCCTTTTAATTCATCATCATTGACTAATAAAAGATATGAAGTGCAACTGAAGATTATACCCCTACGATTGAATCATTTAATACTCTTGAAATTCTCAAGCCGCGATTTAGACGCAGGTCAACGAGTGTGTCTCCGGTTTTGATCAGTGCCCTTAACGGCTCGAATGGATCAACCATCAGGATTGTCCCCTCCTCACCATCGCTCAGAAGAACACGTCTTCCGACAAGGCTGTCCATGATCCTGAACAGGAAAACGAGCATGATCCTCGGATCGAATTTTCCGAATACATCGTTTTGCATCTGGGATATAACAATATGGAAAGGTTCCGCCTGATGATAGACCCTTGAAGATGACATCGCATGGTACACATCAGCAATGGCGACGATTTTAGCAAGCTCGTCTATCTTTTCGCTGCGAAGGCTGAACGGATAGCCTCCGCCATCCTCACGTTCATGGTGCTGCAGGGCAATCAGCGCGACTCTTTCATTTAGTTCTGGGATATCCTTCAACATCCGGTATCCATACACGGTATGGCGTTTCATTTCGTTGTATTCTTCCTGTGTAAGCCTGCCTGGCTTGTTCAATATATTGGCAGGGATACGAGCTTTCCCTATATCATGAAGTGTCGCTCCCAAAGCAAGGTCATGCAGCTCCGATTGGTCCAAATTCAGCCATTTCCCTATCAATGTAGAGATGATGCCAACACAGACTGAGTGCCTGTAGGTATACTCATCTTGCGTCTTTAGCTCGTAGAAAAGGTGATAGATATGTGGAATTTCAGCTGCCTGCCTGATGACAGGCATGATTTCATTCTTGATTTCGCTAACAGGAACAACTCCTGTCTTTGCCACGATATCGAAGATCTCTTCCATTTGCATGGAGGCATCGTCGATTTTCTTTGAAATATAATCAATCTTTTTATCTACTGCAATCTGAGGTGTGTGGTCCTGGATGGCATGGCCATTCCTGATTGTATCCAATAATGCATCAATTTGATGGTCAGTCAAGGACGTCAACGTGGATGGAGTGGTCTTCTTCATTCGTACCCTCCTCTAAGCTTATAATAGACTACTCACTCTCTCATCAGCCTTAATGTGAGTATTTATAAGAAAATAATAACAAATATTTCCGGAAATAGGAACAAAAGCTGTGTGAATTTCAATTTATTTCAAATTGACATAATTTTAAGATTATTTAGTTTGTAATACGCTTACATTCTTGACTGAATCCTTCCCGATATTGTATATTTAATACATCATTTAATAGAATATATTTGCCATGTCAAAACTGCAGGTGTATCCATTAGATGATAATATTCAACTTTGGCACATATTTTGTGTCGCGAAAGACATGGGAGGAAAGTTTAACATGCAAAACGGTAAAGTAAAATGGTTCAACAATGAAAAAGGTTTCGGTTTTATCGAAGTAGAAGGCGGAGACGATGTATTCGTTCACTTCTCAGCAATCCAGGGCGACGGCTATAAGTCATTAGAAGAAGGTCAGGAAGTTTCTTTCGAAATCGTCGAAGGAAATCGTGGACCACAAGCTGCTAACGTAGTAAAACTATAATTAAAAAAGTTTAAGGCTGGCGCCTGGCGCCAGCCTTTTTTGATTTATTTTATTTTAACTTGATTATGGACATTTAGGCATCGCGCTTCTTCAGAAATGTCTATAAAAGGCTCTATATTAGACATTTTAACTTTGGTCTCCAGCTGAAATGTCCATTAAAAGAACTTTCTTAGACATTTTGGCTTTGGTCTTCCACTGAAATGTCCATTAAAGGCTCTTTCTTAGACGTTTTGCCTTCGAATCTCCGTTGAAATGTCCATTAAAAGAACTTTCTTAGACATTTTGGCTGTTGTCTTCCACTGAAATGTCCATTAAATGCTCTTTCTTAGACATATTGGCTTCGACCATTCACTGAAATGTCTATAAAAGTTTTACCATCCTATCCACTCTAAAGTTTTTGCCCGCAGTTTTTTATTTTTTCCCCAACGGTGCATTCTTTGATGCAGAACCGGTGGGCATGTCTTTTACCTTTTTCTTGCCGGTGGTGCTTTTTGAGGAAGCAGCCATTGCAGTATGTAGTGAGCAATGTTTCTACCTCGGCAAGGACTTCATTACGCGTCACTGAATTACCGCCTTTCCCTCCTGTTTATAATATTTGCATTTTACTGTTGATCATTTTACCCTGCAGTGCCTGTGTCGCCAATTTATCCGCCTCTTTATTTTCTTTTCTGCCTACCGGATTGTATCTTGGATGCAAACCAAGCTCTTTAATTTTATTTTCGATCCTGTCGAGCCAGCGGTTGAGGGTTTCTTCATAACATGGCCACTCTCCCTCTAGCTGCTTGAGAACCACCTGTGAATCCCCTTTTATCTCACAGGTCATGTTCTTAACACCCATTTCCTCAAGGATGGTTAGGGCAAAATAAAGAGCAGCATATTCTGCTTCATTGTTCGTTTCAAGCTCATCGAACACTTCATTGGCTCGCAGTCTGTATTTTTTCTTTCCTTGCTTGAAGTAGATTATGGTGCCGAGTCCTGCTTTATGATTAAAGTTATCAAAACCGCCGTCAAAATAAACAGTAAGGTCATGAGGCTCTTCTTCCACTTCTTCAAGAAGCTTGCGCATTTCCTTTAATGTCCACGAAGTGCCGATTTCATCTATAAAAGAAATCTTTCCAGCTTTACCTGATTTATCTAACTCTTCACCGGCCTGGAGTGCATGCTCACCATCGAGAAAATCCGAGTGGAACAGGATGGGTTCTATTCCTTTTGCTTTATATTCCCATTCTAATTTATACTTCATGAATTTTCCCCCGCTTTCTGAATCTGTTTTCGCTCCGCCAATAGATTATTTTTAGTTATCTTACCCATTTTCAGACCACGTTACAATGAAAAAGGGACGATGATTCGGTTTTGGTTATAGTATATTTTTATTATAAAATATCGCTCCTATTATGATACACTAACTATTATCTGTACAAACCAACCGGGAGTGATCTTTGTTGTTCGAAGTTTATATTGATGGAGCAAGTGCTGGCAACCCTGGTCCAAGCGGTGCTGGCATTTTTATAAAAGGAGAAGGGGAAGTTTTCAGGTATTCCATTCCTCTTGGGGTCATGTCTAACCATGAAGCTGAATATCATGCATTTATAAAAGCATTGGAGATTTGCCATGATAAGGGTTTCAGTGTGGTATCATTCAGGACCGATTCACAGCTCGTAAATGCAGCAGTAGAAAAGGAGTTCGTCAAAAACAAGCTTTACGCCCCTCTTCTGGAAAAAGCAATGGAGCTTGCCGGGCAATTTGATTTGTTTTTCATGAAATGGATTCCATCGAGTGAAAATAAAACAGCAGACGAACTGGCAAGGAAGGCTGTAAGGGAGAACAACATGAAAGGAACAGAAGACTAATATGAAAGCATCAACCTTTGCGGATTTAAGCTTACTATTCGTAGCCCTTATCTGGGGCGCCACATTCGTTCTTGTGCAAAATGCTATTTCTTTTCTCGAGCCACAATCCTTCAATGCAGTCCGCTTTGCCTTCGCAGCAATCCTGTTAGGACTCTGGCTTTTGTTTTTTGAAAAAGAACAGCTAAAAAAGCTGGATAAGAAATTACTATTGTCTGGGATCATGCTGGGTTTCTGGCTGTTCATCGGCTACGCTTTCCAGACATTAGGATTGTTGTATACGACATCATCCAAGGCGGGCTTTATCACTGGATTGAGTGTTGTACTCGTACCATTGTTAATGCTCGTGATCTTGAAACAGCGGCCCAGTTTGAACTCGATAGCTGGTGTTTCAGCAGCAACTGCGGGCCTCTATCTTTTAACGATGTCAGATGTGTCCAGCCTTAATATCGGAGATGCTTTCGTGCTTATTTGTGCCGCAGGTTTTGCACTGCACATCGTTTTTACCGGAAAATTCAGCAGCAGTTTTCCAACACTCCTTTTAACGACGGTCCAAATCGCAACAGTAGCGGCATTATCAGCAATTTCAGCTGTCTTTTTTGAGGATTGGAAAAGGGCATTCAACCCTGAGGTCATCTTTTCAGCGAATGTTGTGGTAGCCCTGCTGGTTACATCTATTCTTGCGACTGCATTGGCATTTTTTATCCAGACGAATTTCCAGAAACATACGACAGCTACTCGAGTTGCCTTGATCTTTGCAATGGAACCTGTTTTCGCGGCAATCACGGCTTACTTCTGGGCAGATGAGCGCCTGGCGTATAGTGCCCTTGCCGGTTGTGTACTAATATTTGCCGGTATGGTATTCGCGGAATTGCCCCCTGGCAAATTTGAAAGATTTGTTCGTAAACTATTCCCTAAAAAAGAGGCTGATTTCAAAGCATAGTGCTTTGGAACCAGCCTCTTCTCATACGGCCAAAAGCTCGATTTTTTTAATGAACTGCAATGCTGCTTTGCGGGAATGAATTTTATTGGAAGCGAAGGTTTCCAAGAGCGAAATATAAAAGCTGCCATCAAACCCTTTCTGAGCCTTAAGGGTGATTTCTATGGCTGTATTTGTGAGTTCATCGGTAGAATTTGTATATTGCTGACCGAAATAAATAAAACCGATGGCGTCCTCACGCAACTGGAACCCTTTGCTCTTCAAATGAAGCAAGTAATCTTCAACTGTCCGCACTGACTGAATCAATCCTCTCTTCAAGCCGACTTCTAGTAAAATTTTACCGCAATATTCGAGCTTTTTCTACCGTTTTTTTGTTAAAAAATATCCGGCAAACCCCATTGCCATGCCAAAAAGCGCTCCGCCTAGTACCTCTTTTGGCTGGTGGCCAAGCATTTCCTTCAAGGGATCTGGCGATTTCTCTTCAAACTCTACAGGGTCATCCTCATGGATCTTATCAATTAATTCATCAAGGTCATTTACTTTTAAAGTGAGTTCTCCCGTTTGTCTCCTTATCCCCTGGGCATCGTACATGACAATTATCCCGTATACGAGGGAAAGGGCGAAGTCAACTGATCGTACACCTTTTGTAAGAGCTACATATGTCGTTAATGATGACACACCAGCTGAATGGGAGCTCGGCATTCCGCCGCTGGCCAAGAATAAATCTGGTTTCCACTCCTGGGTCTTTGCGTAATGGAACGGTATTTTCAAAGCCTGAGCAAGGCCAATGCTTGAAATAGCAATAACTGCACCTTTGTTCATTATCGTCACCTCCATGTTATTTTGAAGAAAAATGATTGCTTTTATTCTTGCTCGTTCATAATAAGGATTAAGCTGGAACAAGCAGACAACCTATAAAGGTTATTTCACTTTTAAGATCATTTTCAAACAATTTTTTTTGGAGGGATTTATTACTATGAGCAAAAAAGGTAACAGAGGAACAAAGGCACCCGGAGTAACCCCGCAAGGTTACGGACAAGATGCTGAATTTGCTGAAGAGCCAAAGTCAAAGCTCGAAAATGCGGCTAAAAAGAAGAATACAAAGTAATCGAGTAGGAGGGGGTGACTAACCCCCGACCTCTCACACCACCGTACGTACCGTTCGGTATACGGCGGTTCAATTAAGTGTGACGTAGAAATTCATATCTTTGATATAGACTTTTGAGCCCTCGATGACTCCAATAAGAGTTATCGAGGGTTTTGTGTAAGATTGGACTTGAGGCAATTCTCCAAAATTTCTTTCTGGAATTTCCCCATTCGTATGCCTTTTGGTCTGGAACGCCAAGACTTTTGAGTTTTCTTACTCTTGTCTTCGGGTTCTTCCATTGTTTCCATTCAATCATACGGAGTCTTCTTCTAATCCACTCATCAAATTCTTTGAATTTACTTGGTGTATCAGCTAATGCAAAATATCCACACCATCCCGTTAGAAATTGATTCAATTTCTCAATTCTAACTTCCATGGGGATTGGTTTAGAACGGGATGTTAACTTTCGTATTTTAGCTTTTAGCCTTTTAACACTTTCGTTGGCTATTCGAACCTTCGGTTTCTTATTAACCGTAAAGCTAAAGCCAAGGAATTTTCGTTTCCACGGGCGGTCAACCGCTGATTTCCCTCTGTTTACTTTGAGCTTTAATTTCTGCTCAATGAAGCATGTAATGGAGTTCATTACTCGTTCTCCAGCTTTCTTCGATTTCATGTAAATATTACAATCATCGGCGTATCGGACAAACTTGTGACCTCTCCTTTCTAGTTCTTTATCAAGCTTATCCAAAAGTATATTCGAAAGAAGAGGGCTCAGGGGACCTCCTTGTGGTGTTCCTTCTTCTGCATCGTAGACTACACCATTTATCATGATTCCTGCTTGGAGATATTTTCGAATTAGCTTCAAGACCAATCGGTCTTGGATTCTGCTTGCCAATATCCCCATCAGCTTGTCATGATTCACTTTGTCAAAGAACTTCTCCAAGTCCATGTCAATCACCCATCTGTAACCTTCACTTATATATCCCCTTGCTTTACGTACAGCGTCATGGCCTCTTCGGCTTGGCCTAAACCCATAACTATGTTCCGAGAAGGTTGGGTCAAAAAGCGGAGTTAAAACTTGGGCGATTGCCTGTTGGATGAAACGATCTATCACGGTAGGTATTCCAAGTAACCTTACTCCACCGTTCGGTTTCGGGATTTCGACTCGACGTACTGGGTTAGGTTGATAGGTACCTTTCCTTAAAGAATCACAAAGGGTGTCCCAGTTCTCATAGAGATGTCTTCGTAGGGATTTTACGGACATTCCATCTATGCCGTGACTCCCTTTGTTCTTCTCCACACGTTTAAGTGCTTCTATTAAGTTTTCCCGTGATAGAATCAGATTCATTAACATGTGATATTTCCTTTCGACGTGAACGTAGAAATCTAATTATGTTATTCCTGCTCCACCCTCATGAAGTCCCCTGTGGATTCACCACTTCCTCCTTCAAGTAAGTCCTTTCGGATTGTCTGCTTCTACACAGGAATTGTATGCCTAGTTCTCGTTCTTCCTAATTGTTCAGTCCTTCCCTTACCGTCTCGAGCCGGTAAAGTACTATGACCTCTGCTGACTTCTGATTGTTCAGCTATCTATTGCTAGATAGGTTACCAAGTGTACTTGGCTTTCCAATCAGACCTCCCCGGGTAAGAGTACAGTCTTTCCCTCCATCTATCTGCTTCATTTACTCTGTACCACCTTCGGCAGTAAGGACTTTGTTTTGTTCTGCAAACTCATCCAATGGTACCTAGCCTTATATGAAGTTCGTGTTCCTCAGACCGGAGGTTTGCCGCTCGCTTCCTTCAGATTCCGCGTCACCGCGGACACCCTTGCGTTAAGCTAACCACTACTACTGCCTTCATGGCTCGGGACTTACACCCTATAGACTGCACCCATGCCGGGCGCACAGTAAAAAACGGCTGGTACAGTACCAGCCGTTTCCCTTAAGCGTATATGGATTCATTTTCAAACAGACGGTGCAGTCCCCTGAGTTCAACTTCATTGAACTTGGCTAGGAGTTTATCACGGTCAATTTTGAATAAGGCTTCGTCTAGCTTGCACTCAACAGGTACATCACATTTGATTTCCGCAAGCTGCCTGCTTAGATGAAGCATTTCAAGATCAGCTTCGATTTTAGCACGCTGTGATTTTGTCAGCAGATGAAGGTTCGCGATGACCCCTTCTACATCCCCATGCTCCTGAAGCAGCTTAACAGCTGTCTTCTCACCGATTCCGCGGACTCCAGGGTAGTTATCACTAGGGTCTCCCATAAAGGCCTTTAAATCAATCATCTGTTCAGGCCAAATACCCTTTTCTGCAAAAAGGCTATTGCGGTCGTGGACTTGATAATTGCCATAGCCCTTCTGAAGCAGGATGACTGAAACCCGATCATCAATCAACTGGAGAATATCCTTATCACCTGTCAATATCGTAACGGAATCGACTTCCTTAGCCGTCCTTGCAATCGTGCCGATGCAGTCGTCCGCTTCATAGCCCGGCAACCCAATGTTAGGTACATCCAAAGCTTCGACTACTTCTTTGACAAGGTCGAACTGTGGCAGCAGTTCAACTGGTGCCTCAGGTCTATTCGCTTTATAGTTATCGAACATCTCGGTGCGGAAGGTTTTGCTGCCCATATCCCAGCAAACAGCTGTATGGGTGGGCTTGAAGTTTGCCACAGCAGTCGCGAAGTGTTTGATGAAACCGTGGATCGCATTGGTAGGGACCCCTTTGGAATTGATCATGAACTGTCCGGAAACAGCTGTTGCATAGAATGCTCTGAATAACAAAGCCATCCCATCAACAAGCATTAGCGAAGTTTTATTATTTTCCAAGTTGGTACCTCCATCGTGTTATAATTTGAGCCATGGCTATGGCTCTATTTTAAAAAGCTTAATGCCTTATTATAAAAGTCAACTTTGATATTATAACACAAGTCTTGTTGTTCCCTTGTATATTCCGAAAATAACCATTCTTCAATCATTGAATAGGCTGATTCGAAAAAATACTTTTTCCAATGA
The window above is part of the Mesobacillus jeotgali genome. Proteins encoded here:
- a CDS encoding DNA topoisomerase III, with product MKLIVAEKPDQGRTLASVFKMKKRDGFLEILPNEIFPKGAYVSWAIGHLTELSAPEHYNSSWKKWSLDTLPIIPENFKYEVVKSKAKQFQIIKKLATDPQVSEIIHAGDAGREGELIIRNILRLANCTKPMKRLWISSLTPKAIKEGFQNLLNEADTKNLYFEAYTRACADWVVGMNASRLYTLLLQKKGYSDVFSVGRVQTPTLALIVKRELEIENFVSEPFWEVNGKFNINGKKYSGKWEKDGDSRIKTKEMAEKIAAFCDGKSAEAAEVISEKKEFLPPLFYNLSAIQAEANRRFKMSPKKTLDILQGLYQRGIVSYPRSDSRYVTPGEAEGFPAILNKLQANPDYQQLFPLPNSSIQNNKRYVNEKKVTDHYAIIPTEQVPNLNRLSGDELKLYDLLARTLIAAHYGPYIAEYTTIKTVVEGRAEFISKGKVQLDEGWKKVLPQKDSDKEPELPAVQQGETGTVMKAEVKESKTQPPKRLTEGQLITLMKTAGKHIEDKELEKVLMKAEGLGTEATRAGIITMLKDRAYIEVRKNLVYATAKAKILVAAVGGQVLASPEMTAKWEQRLHQIGEGEASPKQFIEQTSKMIKHLVAETSEGSSGWTFSEELTNAFVPGKKGGRSRRTTNLGKCKKCDGMVVDKGTFYGCSNYQKTKCNFTLSKQILGKTVTQKNIKKLLAEGSTDVIEGFQSKDRTFNAKLYWDGEDSKLKFDIAAQPVNQGG
- a CDS encoding HD-GYP domain-containing protein; this translates as MKKTTPSTLTSLTDHQIDALLDTIRNGHAIQDHTPQIAVDKKIDYISKKIDDASMQMEEIFDIVAKTGVVPVSEIKNEIMPVIRQAAEIPHIYHLFYELKTQDEYTYRHSVCVGIISTLIGKWLNLDQSELHDLALGATLHDIGKARIPANILNKPGRLTQEEYNEMKRHTVYGYRMLKDIPELNERVALIALQHHEREDGGGYPFSLRSEKIDELAKIVAIADVYHAMSSSRVYHQAEPFHIVISQMQNDVFGKFDPRIMLVFLFRIMDSLVGRRVLLSDGEEGTILMVDPFEPLRALIKTGDTLVDLRLNRGLRISRVLNDSIVGV
- the cspD gene encoding cold-shock protein CspD gives rise to the protein MQNGKVKWFNNEKGFGFIEVEGGDDVFVHFSAIQGDGYKSLEEGQEVSFEIVEGNRGPQAANVVKL
- a CDS encoding zinc-finger domain-containing protein, producing the protein MTRNEVLAEVETLLTTYCNGCFLKKHHRQEKGKRHAHRFCIKECTVGEKIKNCGQKL
- a CDS encoding reverse transcriptase-like protein, with the translated sequence MKYKLEWEYKAKGIEPILFHSDFLDGEHALQAGEELDKSGKAGKISFIDEIGTSWTLKEMRKLLEEVEEEPHDLTVYFDGGFDNFNHKAGLGTIIYFKQGKKKYRLRANEVFDELETNNEAEYAALYFALTILEEMGVKNMTCEIKGDSQVVLKQLEGEWPCYEETLNRWLDRIENKIKELGLHPRYNPVGRKENKEADKLATQALQGKMINSKMQIL
- a CDS encoding reverse transcriptase-like protein codes for the protein MFEVYIDGASAGNPGPSGAGIFIKGEGEVFRYSIPLGVMSNHEAEYHAFIKALEICHDKGFSVVSFRTDSQLVNAAVEKEFVKNKLYAPLLEKAMELAGQFDLFFMKWIPSSENKTADELARKAVRENNMKGTED
- a CDS encoding DMT family transporter, which encodes MKASTFADLSLLFVALIWGATFVLVQNAISFLEPQSFNAVRFAFAAILLGLWLLFFEKEQLKKLDKKLLLSGIMLGFWLFIGYAFQTLGLLYTTSSKAGFITGLSVVLVPLLMLVILKQRPSLNSIAGVSAATAGLYLLTMSDVSSLNIGDAFVLICAAGFALHIVFTGKFSSSFPTLLLTTVQIATVAALSAISAVFFEDWKRAFNPEVIFSANVVVALLVTSILATALAFFIQTNFQKHTTATRVALIFAMEPVFAAITAYFWADERLAYSALAGCVLIFAGMVFAELPPGKFERFVRKLFPKKEADFKA
- a CDS encoding DUF6123 family protein is translated as MRTVEDYLLHLKSKGFQLREDAIGFIYFGQQYTNSTDELTNTAIEITLKAQKGFDGSFYISLLETFASNKIHSRKAALQFIKKIELLAV
- a CDS encoding divergent PAP2 family protein, producing MNKGAVIAISSIGLAQALKIPFHYAKTQEWKPDLFLASGGMPSSHSAGVSSLTTYVALTKGVRSVDFALSLVYGIIVMYDAQGIRRQTGELTLKVNDLDELIDKIHEDDPVEFEEKSPDPLKEMLGHQPKEVLGGALFGMAMGFAGYFLTKKR
- the sspL gene encoding small, acid-soluble spore protein L, with amino-acid sequence MSKKGNRGTKAPGVTPQGYGQDAEFAEEPKSKLENAAKKKNTK
- the ltrA gene encoding group II intron reverse transcriptase/maturase translates to MLMNLILSRENLIEALKRVEKNKGSHGIDGMSVKSLRRHLYENWDTLCDSLRKGTYQPNPVRRVEIPKPNGGVRLLGIPTVIDRFIQQAIAQVLTPLFDPTFSEHSYGFRPSRRGHDAVRKARGYISEGYRWVIDMDLEKFFDKVNHDKLMGILASRIQDRLVLKLIRKYLQAGIMINGVVYDAEEGTPQGGPLSPLLSNILLDKLDKELERRGHKFVRYADDCNIYMKSKKAGERVMNSITCFIEQKLKLKVNRGKSAVDRPWKRKFLGFSFTVNKKPKVRIANESVKRLKAKIRKLTSRSKPIPMEVRIEKLNQFLTGWCGYFALADTPSKFKEFDEWIRRRLRMIEWKQWKNPKTRVRKLKSLGVPDQKAYEWGNSRKKFWRIASSPILHKTLDNSYWSHRGLKSLYQRYEFLRHT
- a CDS encoding 5'-3' exonuclease H3TH domain-containing protein → MENNKTSLMLVDGMALLFRAFYATAVSGQFMINSKGVPTNAIHGFIKHFATAVANFKPTHTAVCWDMGSKTFRTEMFDNYKANRPEAPVELLPQFDLVKEVVEALDVPNIGLPGYEADDCIGTIARTAKEVDSVTILTGDKDILQLIDDRVSVILLQKGYGNYQVHDRNSLFAEKGIWPEQMIDLKAFMGDPSDNYPGVRGIGEKTAVKLLQEHGDVEGVIANLHLLTKSQRAKIEADLEMLHLSRQLAEIKCDVPVECKLDEALFKIDRDKLLAKFNEVELRGLHRLFENESIYA